In the Telopea speciosissima isolate NSW1024214 ecotype Mountain lineage chromosome 2, Tspe_v1, whole genome shotgun sequence genome, one interval contains:
- the LOC122650702 gene encoding protein indeterminate-domain 5, chloroplastic-like: MAGQGGSTPLKRDGSGGAQFNHFISQSNPSSLFRSPQQTHSSAFFLPGASNQEYHEEPHHGLLQNKTFHGLMQLLELQSSTSNSSSSAAAAAANLFNLSFFSNSSINNSNNVNNNNSQLSSSGLLIPEQFNGNAGGEGNSLFSSNLMGDHIGSSVSSLYNNSVQNEVVIPQMSATALLQKAAQMGSRASSGSVSLLRGFGSSSLSGPKSDRSHLTANFRANFGGGGGETLSKMENENHLQDLMNSLANGGSSIFGDASGGIPTFGVNCNSGGHEQETNFGNMEEPKLHQNLTVILGGSDRLTRDFLGVGGMVRSMGGGLSQREQHGIDISSLDPEMKSGSG; this comes from the coding sequence GTCAAGGAGGTTCTACTCCTCTAAAAAGGGATGGTTCCGGAGGAGCACAATTTAATCATTTCATCTCGCAATCGAATCCTTCTTCATTGTTTCGATCACCTCAGCAAACCCATTCATCTGCCTTCTTCCTACCAGGAGCTTCAAATCAAGAATACCATGAAGAGCCCCACCATGGACTGTTACAAAATAAGACCTTCCATGGACTAATGCAACTACTTGAACTTCAAAGCAGTACAagtaattcctcttcttctgcaGCTGCAGCTGCTGCCAATCTCTTCAATCTCAGCTTTTTTTCCAATAGCAGCATCAATAATAGCAACAATGTCAACAATAACAACAGTCAATTGTCCTCTTCTGGGTTACTAATTCCTGAACAGTTCAATGGAAATGCTGGTGGAGAAGGAaattccctcttttcttctaacctAATGGGTGATCACATTGGGTCAAGTGTCTCTTCTCTTTACAACAATTCAGTACAAAATGAAGTTGTTATTCCTCAAATGTCTGCAACAGCTTTGCTTCAAAAAGCTGCTCAAATGGGTTCAAGAGCAAGCAGTGGAAGTGTTTCTTTGCTTAGAGGTTTTGGCAGTTCTTCATTAAGTGGTCCTAAATCTGACAGGTCTCACTTGACTGCTAATTTTAGGGCTAATTTTGGAGGTGGTGGGGGTGAAACATTGTcaaagatggaaaatgaaaatcatCTCCAAGATCTAATGAATTCTCTAGCAAATGGTGGCTCCTCCATTTTTGGAGATGCTTCAGGAGGAATCCCTACCTTTGGAGTGAATTGTAATAGTGGTGGACATGAACAAGAGACCAATTTTGGAAACATGGAAGAACCCAAGTTGCATCAAAATCTTACAGTGATTCTTGGAGGATCTGATAGGTTAACAAGAGACTTCTTAGGTGTTGGAGGGATGGTAAGGAGCATGGGAGGTGGGTTATCACAAAGAGAACAACATGGTATTGATATCAGTTCCCTGGATCCAGAAATGAAGTCGGGTTCTGGTTGA